In Devosia litorisediminis, one genomic interval encodes:
- a CDS encoding ATP F0F1 synthase subunit B (Produces ATP from ADP in the presence of a proton gradient across the membrane. Subunit B is part of the membrane proton channel.) codes for MEFDNSFYALVALVIFLGLAMYFGIPKIIGAMLDKQIQKIADDLAEAKKLREEAAALLVEYEQKRVAAEGEAEGIIAAAKEEATRLTAEAQASLADLVARRTKSVEDKIAQAEAQAVAEVRARSADVAIEAARLVLTDEMNRKGGEVVDKAIADVGNRLN; via the coding sequence ATGGAATTCGACAATAGCTTCTACGCTCTTGTAGCGCTGGTCATCTTCCTGGGTCTGGCGATGTATTTCGGCATTCCCAAGATCATCGGCGCCATGCTGGACAAGCAGATCCAGAAGATCGCCGACGATCTGGCCGAAGCTAAGAAGCTGCGCGAAGAAGCCGCTGCCCTGCTCGTTGAATATGAGCAGAAGCGTGTGGCTGCAGAAGGCGAAGCCGAAGGCATCATCGCCGCTGCCAAGGAAGAGGCGACCCGCCTCACCGCCGAGGCACAGGCATCGCTGGCTGATCTGGTCGCCCGTCGCACCAAGTCGGTGGAAGACAAGATCGCTCAGGCGGAAGCTCAGGCTGTCGCTGAAGTGCGTGCGCGCTCGGCCGACGTCGCCATCGAGGCAGCCCGTCTGGTGCTGACCGACGAGATGAACCGCAAGGGCGGTGAAGTCGTCGACAAGGCCATCGCCGATGTGGGCAATCGCCTGAACTAG
- the gcvT gene encoding glycine cleavage system aminomethyltransferase GcvT, with translation MAQTTAQDLKTTPLFERHNDAGGRMVEFGGYSLPVQYPAGIMAEHKWTREAAGLFDVSHMGPSFLRLSSPSGDAEADHAAIAAIIEPLICGDIAGLKPGQIRYTLLLNETGGAIDDLMVARSATTAGELYIVVNAGTKEGDFARIAAAAGDRAELVRADDGALMALQGPQAVAVAAVLLPGVAELGFMQYTPIEWQGAILMVARAGYTGEDGVEILCPADKAHALWDTLLADERVRPVGLGARDSLRLEAGLPLYGHDLNETVSPVEAGLGFAISKRRREAADFPGAKRILAERENGPTRIRVGLIVAGAPAREGAEILDASGTAIGVVTSGGFAPSLGKAIALGFVPPSHAEIGNTLQVSVRGRAQSAEVVATPFVPHRYFRKPKAS, from the coding sequence ATGGCCCAAACCACAGCCCAAGACCTCAAGACCACCCCATTGTTCGAGCGTCACAATGATGCTGGCGGCCGCATGGTCGAGTTCGGGGGCTACAGCCTTCCCGTACAATACCCCGCCGGCATCATGGCCGAGCACAAATGGACCCGCGAAGCCGCCGGCCTGTTTGATGTTTCCCATATGGGTCCCAGCTTTTTGCGCCTGAGCAGTCCCAGCGGCGACGCCGAGGCCGATCATGCCGCGATTGCCGCCATAATCGAACCGCTGATCTGTGGCGACATTGCCGGGCTCAAGCCCGGCCAGATCCGCTACACCCTGCTGCTCAATGAAACCGGCGGCGCCATTGACGATCTGATGGTAGCCCGCTCTGCCACCACGGCGGGCGAGCTTTATATTGTGGTCAATGCCGGCACCAAGGAGGGCGATTTCGCCCGTATCGCAGCCGCTGCCGGGGACCGCGCCGAACTGGTGCGCGCCGATGACGGTGCGCTGATGGCGCTGCAGGGCCCGCAGGCTGTTGCAGTTGCGGCAGTCTTGCTGCCCGGCGTGGCTGAACTGGGCTTCATGCAATACACCCCCATCGAGTGGCAGGGCGCCATCCTGATGGTCGCGCGCGCTGGCTATACCGGCGAAGACGGCGTTGAAATTCTGTGTCCAGCCGACAAGGCACACGCGCTGTGGGACACGCTTCTGGCCGATGAACGCGTCAGGCCAGTTGGCCTTGGCGCCCGCGACAGCCTGCGTCTGGAAGCCGGTCTGCCGCTCTATGGCCACGACCTGAACGAAACCGTTTCTCCGGTTGAAGCCGGTCTTGGTTTTGCCATTTCCAAGCGTCGCCGCGAGGCCGCTGATTTTCCCGGCGCCAAGCGCATCCTGGCTGAACGCGAAAACGGTCCGACCCGCATCCGTGTCGGCCTGATCGTGGCCGGCGCCCCGGCCCGCGAAGGCGCCGAAATTCTCGACGCATCCGGCACGGCGATTGGCGTGGTCACCAGCGGCGGTTTCGCGCCCTCGCTGGGCAAGGCCATCGCTCTGGGATTTGTGCCGCCCAGCCACGCCGAGATCGGCAACACGCTGCAGGTCAGCGTGCGCGGCCGTGCCCAATCTGCCGAAGTGGTGGCGACGCCCTTCGTGCCTCATCGTTATTTCCGCAAGCCCAAAGCCAGTTGA
- the gcvH gene encoding glycine cleavage system protein GcvH, with translation MTTKFTPDHEYIRVEGATGVVGITPYAQEALGDIVFVELPSVGKVLKKGDEAAVVESVKAASEIYAPVAGTVTEVNEALSGEPGLINTDPEAGGWIYKIAIADAGELDALLDDAAYADLTK, from the coding sequence ATGACCACCAAGTTCACCCCTGATCACGAATATATCCGCGTCGAGGGCGCTACCGGCGTTGTGGGGATCACCCCCTACGCTCAGGAAGCGCTGGGCGATATCGTCTTTGTAGAGCTGCCCAGCGTCGGCAAGGTGCTCAAGAAGGGCGACGAAGCTGCTGTTGTTGAATCTGTCAAAGCCGCATCGGAAATCTATGCTCCGGTCGCGGGCACCGTCACCGAAGTCAACGAAGCGCTGTCGGGCGAACCCGGCCTGATCAACACCGATCCCGAAGCGGGCGGCTGGATCTACAAGATCGCCATCGCCGATGCCGGCGAGCTCGACGCCCTGCTTGATGATGCGGCCTATGCCGATTTGACGAAGTAA
- the gcvPA gene encoding aminomethyl-transferring glycine dehydrogenase subunit GcvPA: protein MRYLPHSEAERTEMLGVIGAANVDALFSAVPEGALKSFDLGLPAHSPEFLVEAHMRALAGQNHAGSDGPFFVGAGAYRHHVPATVDHLIQRSEWLTAYTPYQPEISQGTLQMLFEFQTQVAKLTGMDVANASLYDGSTGTAEAVLMARRLTKRNKIVLSGGLHPHYRDVVRAYLKDDADLECLSASPEGQGDILDHIDEQTAAIVVQTPDFYGHLRNIKTAADAAHAKGALLIVVITEIVSLGLLEAPGALGADIVVAEGQSIGNALNFGGPYLGLMATRKEFIRQMPGRVCGETVDAEGQRGFVLTLSTREQHIRREKATSNICTNSGLCALAFSIHMALLGEAGYVRLARLNHANACKLADALETVPGVEVLNSTFFNEMTIRTSQPAAALIERLAKRGILAGVPVSRLEPSAVGVEKLIVLAATELTTDGDIAALCSALTEELA, encoded by the coding sequence ATGCGCTACCTCCCCCATTCCGAAGCCGAACGCACCGAGATGCTTGGCGTCATCGGTGCAGCCAATGTCGATGCTCTGTTCAGCGCCGTCCCCGAGGGCGCGCTCAAGAGCTTTGATCTCGGCCTGCCAGCCCACAGCCCAGAATTTCTGGTCGAAGCCCATATGCGGGCTCTGGCCGGCCAGAACCATGCCGGGTCCGATGGTCCGTTCTTTGTTGGTGCCGGCGCCTATCGCCACCATGTGCCAGCCACGGTCGATCATCTGATCCAGCGTTCGGAATGGCTGACCGCCTACACGCCCTATCAGCCGGAGATCTCGCAGGGCACCCTGCAGATGCTGTTTGAATTCCAGACCCAGGTGGCCAAGCTCACCGGCATGGATGTGGCGAACGCATCGCTTTATGACGGCTCCACCGGCACCGCTGAGGCCGTGCTGATGGCCCGCCGCCTGACCAAGCGCAACAAGATCGTGCTCTCGGGCGGTCTGCACCCGCATTATCGCGACGTCGTCCGCGCCTATCTCAAGGACGATGCCGATCTTGAATGCCTGTCGGCATCGCCTGAAGGTCAGGGCGACATTCTCGATCATATCGATGAGCAGACCGCGGCCATTGTCGTGCAGACGCCCGATTTTTATGGCCATCTGCGCAATATCAAGACCGCTGCCGATGCGGCACACGCCAAGGGCGCGCTGCTGATCGTGGTGATCACCGAGATTGTCTCGCTGGGCCTGCTTGAAGCTCCCGGCGCGCTGGGTGCCGATATCGTGGTGGCCGAAGGCCAGTCGATCGGCAATGCGCTGAACTTTGGCGGCCCCTATCTGGGCCTGATGGCAACCCGCAAGGAGTTCATCCGCCAGATGCCCGGTCGTGTCTGTGGCGAAACCGTGGATGCCGAGGGACAGCGCGGCTTTGTGCTGACCCTGTCCACCCGCGAGCAGCATATCCGCCGCGAAAAGGCGACGAGCAATATCTGCACCAATTCGGGTCTGTGCGCACTTGCCTTCTCGATCCACATGGCGCTGCTGGGTGAAGCTGGATATGTCCGGCTTGCCCGCCTCAACCACGCCAATGCCTGCAAGCTGGCCGATGCGCTGGAAACCGTTCCCGGTGTCGAGGTTCTCAACAGCACCTTCTTCAATGAAATGACCATCCGTACCAGCCAGCCCGCTGCCGCGCTCATCGAGCGTCTGGCCAAGCGCGGCATTCTGGCCGGCGTGCCGGTCAGCCGCCTTGAGCCATCAGCTGTTGGTGTCGAAAAGCTGATCGTGCTGGCGGCGACCGAGCTGACCACTGATGGTGATATCGCCGCCCTGTGCAGCGCCCTGACGGAGGAACTGGCATGA
- the gcvPB gene encoding aminomethyl-transferring glycine dehydrogenase subunit GcvPB, translating into MSMNNQGRPTGTGTSGFASTSGSSMLPNEPLLFEIGDTEHSGVDLPDAKISNARLGGFERKLPLDLAGLTEPEAMRHYVRLSRLNHSIDSGMYPLGSCTMKHNPRLNEKMARLPGFADIHPLQPVSTVQGALELMNELSHWLMTLTNTAAVALSPKAGAHGELLGMMAIKAAQEAAGQGHRKIVLVPESAHGTNPATAAFLGYSVKAIPARTDGTVDVQAVKDALSPEVAAIMLTNPNTCGLFEPQVIEIAKAIHDAGAFFYCDGANFNAIMGVVRPGDLGIDAMHINLHKTFSTPHGGGGPGAGPVVLSAALAPFAPVPFVRKGDKGLELVEHTQTGALGRITAFQGQMGMYVRALTYMLSHGGDGLAQAAEDAVLNANYIKARLEHVFSVPFTDYPTMHEALFDDSFLDGTGVTTLDFAKALIDEGFHPMTMYFPLVVHGAMLIEPTESESKQTLDRFCDVMEELALDAKAGNSERFTAAPLNAPRRRLDETRAARSPILKWERPDDLPQAAE; encoded by the coding sequence ATGAGCATGAACAATCAGGGTCGCCCAACCGGTACGGGCACTTCGGGCTTTGCCTCCACATCGGGCTCATCCATGTTGCCCAATGAACCGCTGCTGTTCGAGATCGGCGATACCGAACACTCCGGCGTCGACCTGCCCGACGCCAAGATCAGCAATGCCCGCCTGGGCGGTTTTGAGCGCAAGCTTCCCCTTGATCTGGCTGGCCTCACCGAGCCCGAGGCAATGCGGCACTATGTCCGTCTCAGCCGCCTCAACCACTCGATCGATAGCGGCATGTATCCGCTGGGTTCGTGCACGATGAAGCACAATCCGCGCCTCAACGAAAAGATGGCCCGCCTCCCCGGCTTTGCCGATATTCATCCGCTGCAGCCGGTCTCGACCGTGCAGGGCGCGCTCGAACTGATGAACGAACTCAGCCACTGGCTGATGACGTTGACCAACACAGCTGCCGTCGCGCTGAGCCCCAAGGCCGGCGCCCATGGCGAATTGCTGGGCATGATGGCGATCAAGGCCGCGCAGGAAGCGGCCGGTCAGGGTCATCGCAAGATCGTGCTGGTGCCCGAAAGCGCCCACGGCACCAACCCGGCAACTGCAGCTTTTCTGGGCTATTCGGTCAAGGCTATCCCGGCCCGCACCGATGGCACGGTGGACGTGCAGGCGGTCAAGGATGCCCTTTCACCCGAAGTGGCGGCAATCATGCTGACCAACCCCAATACCTGCGGCCTGTTCGAGCCTCAGGTGATCGAGATTGCCAAGGCGATCCACGATGCGGGAGCGTTCTTCTACTGCGATGGTGCCAATTTCAACGCCATTATGGGTGTGGTGCGGCCGGGCGATCTGGGTATCGACGCCATGCACATCAATCTGCACAAGACCTTCTCGACGCCGCATGGCGGCGGCGGCCCAGGTGCGGGTCCAGTGGTGCTGTCGGCGGCGCTGGCTCCCTTTGCGCCGGTGCCCTTCGTGCGCAAGGGCGATAAGGGCCTGGAGCTGGTCGAACACACCCAGACCGGCGCTCTGGGCCGCATCACCGCCTTCCAGGGCCAGATGGGCATGTATGTCCGCGCCCTGACCTATATGCTCAGCCATGGCGGCGACGGGCTGGCTCAGGCGGCAGAAGACGCAGTGCTCAACGCCAATTACATCAAGGCTCGCCTTGAGCATGTGTTCTCGGTGCCATTCACCGATTACCCGACCATGCACGAGGCGCTGTTCGACGATAGCTTTCTGGATGGCACGGGCGTTACCACGCTCGATTTCGCCAAGGCGCTGATCGACGAGGGTTTCCACCCCATGACCATGTACTTCCCGCTGGTGGTGCATGGTGCGATGCTGATCGAGCCGACCGAAAGCGAATCCAAGCAGACGCTGGACCGCTTCTGTGACGTGATGGAAGAACTCGCGCTCGATGCCAAGGCCGGCAATTCCGAGCGTTTCACCGCAGCTCCGCTCAATGCCCCGCGCCGGCGCCTTGATGAAACCCGCGCTGCGCGCTCACCCATTCTGAAATGGGAACGGCCAGACGATCTGCCCCAGGCAGCCGAATAA
- a CDS encoding peroxiredoxin: protein MIERGSKLPSVPTKLVNADGISDTTTDAVMGQGVTVLFTVPGAFTPTCHVNHLPGFLANQPKLKAAGVERIICAAVNDHHVMKAWAENTGALGQIDFIADGNGALAKAFGLELDLTAAGMGPRLARSAMLIRDGVVQDIFVEDGPGVGASGAPAILMALEAANS from the coding sequence ATGATTGAACGCGGCAGCAAGCTACCGTCCGTGCCGACCAAACTCGTCAATGCCGACGGCATCTCCGACACCACCACCGACGCAGTGATGGGGCAGGGGGTGACGGTTCTGTTCACCGTGCCCGGCGCCTTCACCCCGACGTGCCACGTCAATCATCTGCCCGGCTTTCTGGCCAACCAGCCCAAGCTCAAGGCGGCAGGCGTCGAGCGCATTATCTGCGCAGCGGTCAATGATCATCACGTCATGAAAGCCTGGGCGGAAAACACCGGCGCTCTGGGCCAGATCGATTTCATCGCTGACGGCAATGGTGCACTGGCCAAGGCCTTTGGTCTTGAACTGGACCTGACGGCCGCCGGCATGGGCCCACGCCTGGCACGCTCAGCAATGCTGATCCGGGACGGCGTCGTGCAGGATATCTTCGTGGAAGATGGCCCAGGCGTCGGTGCCAGCGGTGCCCCTGCTATTCTGATGGCCCTTGAAGCCGCCAACAGCTAA
- a CDS encoding protein-disulfide reductase DsbD domain-containing protein, which translates to MRPIILSFALSVLVLPAIAGETPWQEVAPGVKIRLISTGQIKPSGHTLMGIEIDMPADTKTYWRVPGESGLPTELDFGATDGVLGHEILWPYPTLDMTGGYLDYVYFGPTVLPIDVALAPGATQVDLSAILGICSDICVPAQAQFSLALDDGSPDRANGLRLRQALAMSPIDWDDYAQPIGDVVFDARTNMLEIPISDPALDPGSLIAATASGEPLFGAPQKSPEPNLVLIPVLGEADHTDLGDQRVELTFMTDMGAFEIERSVAVELAD; encoded by the coding sequence ATGCGTCCAATTATCCTGTCGTTTGCATTGTCCGTTTTAGTGCTGCCTGCCATTGCGGGCGAAACGCCGTGGCAGGAGGTGGCCCCCGGGGTCAAGATTCGGCTGATCAGCACAGGCCAGATCAAGCCGAGTGGCCACACCCTGATGGGCATCGAAATCGATATGCCTGCCGACACCAAGACCTATTGGCGTGTGCCGGGCGAGAGTGGACTGCCGACTGAACTGGATTTCGGCGCGACAGACGGGGTACTTGGGCACGAAATCCTCTGGCCTTATCCGACGCTGGATATGACCGGTGGCTATCTGGACTATGTCTATTTCGGCCCCACCGTGCTGCCCATTGATGTGGCGCTGGCACCCGGTGCCACTCAGGTGGACCTCTCGGCCATTCTGGGGATCTGCTCCGATATTTGCGTCCCGGCTCAGGCGCAGTTCTCCTTGGCGCTTGATGATGGCAGCCCCGATCGCGCTAACGGTCTGCGGTTGCGGCAGGCGCTGGCCATGTCGCCCATCGATTGGGACGACTACGCCCAGCCCATCGGTGACGTGGTGTTCGACGCGCGCACCAATATGCTTGAAATTCCGATCAGCGATCCTGCGCTTGATCCCGGCTCGTTGATTGCCGCTACGGCCAGCGGTGAACCGCTGTTTGGCGCGCCGCAAAAAAGCCCGGAACCGAACCTAGTGCTGATCCCGGTTTTAGGGGAGGCCGATCATACTGATCTGGGTGATCAGCGCGTCGAACTGACGTTTATGACCGACATGGGCGCCTTCGAGATCGAGCGCTCGGTCGCTGTCGAACTGGCAGACTAG
- a CDS encoding YqgE/AlgH family protein, with translation MKSLEGQFLVAMPDMDDERFAESVILLVGHGEEGAMGLVVNHELANLRFADIIDELDLGEADNLIKVPDAIRDRAVMRGGPVEKGRGFVLHSSDYESGNTYPVAGGVSLTATLDVLKAIAFGPKPTSSLFALGCCGWSPGQLEDELANNGWLTVPFSRALLFETPVEDRYEAALASLNDNINRATLSPDAGHA, from the coding sequence ATGAAATCTCTTGAAGGACAATTCCTCGTCGCCATGCCGGACATGGATGATGAACGCTTTGCAGAAAGCGTCATCCTGCTGGTCGGCCATGGCGAAGAGGGCGCAATGGGGCTGGTGGTCAACCACGAACTGGCCAATCTGCGCTTTGCTGACATTATCGACGAGCTTGATCTGGGTGAGGCGGATAATCTCATCAAGGTTCCCGACGCCATCCGCGATCGCGCCGTGATGCGCGGCGGTCCGGTCGAAAAGGGGCGCGGTTTCGTGCTGCACTCTTCGGACTATGAAAGCGGCAATACCTATCCTGTTGCAGGCGGGGTCAGCCTGACGGCCACGCTGGACGTTCTCAAGGCCATCGCCTTCGGCCCCAAGCCGACATCGTCGCTGTTCGCACTGGGCTGTTGCGGCTGGAGCCCTGGCCAGTTGGAAGACGAGTTGGCCAATAATGGCTGGCTCACCGTGCCCTTCTCACGCGCCCTGCTGTTCGAGACACCCGTAGAAGACCGCTATGAGGCTGCGCTGGCGAGCCTGAACGACAATATCAACCGGGCCACGCTGAGCCCGGATGCCGGTCACGCCTAG
- a CDS encoding putative bifunctional diguanylate cyclase/phosphodiesterase, whose translation MRHFYALAMCLAFALASLAPALALEVISVPDDVNAVNLSDVLEIRPGDGGRVQLSTAPGADGIIRRIEVLASEKGTDPGFALFALRNDSDQQIERLLVAPFYRLPGSGILQPDLGSDRITALTPSAGIRPVRLSDSEADVFEVTLDPGATVTFVAELTGEDLPELYIWQPNAYRDYVNSFTLFRGVVLGVASLAAVFLTIMFVVKGRGVFPATAAVAWAVLTYLLIDFGVLGRLLGLSASGVPPLRAAAEAGIATTLAGFLFIYLNLHRWHLRFVHLALGLAALFLALFGFAFFEPAIASTISRLVLALLGLSGFFLILLLALRGYDRAVLLVPTWIILIAWLFYSWLVVSGQVSNDVAQPAVGGGLVLIVMLLGFTAVQHAFSEGQVTIGTLSEVERRALALTGSGDFVFDWNIERDRVAVSDELAVRLGEKRGSLRGAIKLWLDRVHPDDRDRFRTAFDTLVELRRGKVSADMRIAGHDGNYRAFRMRVKPVLGGDGQVNRIVGTLQDVTEDRASRERLLHDAVHDSLTGLPNRQLFLDRLERALVRARTPGGTKPAVFLIDIDRFMELEERIGHAASDSVLLAISRRISRIMRPLDTVARVTGDQFAVILASEQAAGKIAETAEQIRKALKAPFNFGDRDLTLTASIGVTIYDSNPAEAADVLRDAELAMYYAKRLGGDRIEAYRASARSIAAYNRASEEDLERGMKQGELHVQFQPVMDIQTNQMVGAEALMRWTHPTRGVVNPDEFVPLAERSGQIEKLGRLAFEQAAAQAKDWMIAFGLPEDFFISVNLSPSQLATETLLNDMRSLVSQDKELAHHLKLEITESQVMTNPEHSAYMLQALRNLGLGLALDDFGTGHSSLSYLHRFPFDTIKIPQPFVKISEGNGIAHTQGPIIKSVVTLASDLDLMVIAEGVETPEELDRLRTLNCRYAQGYAFGAAMTGPEFGKKLAAQLGR comes from the coding sequence ATGCGTCACTTTTATGCACTCGCGATGTGTCTTGCGTTCGCGCTGGCATCCCTCGCTCCCGCCCTAGCTCTCGAAGTCATCTCGGTCCCCGATGATGTCAACGCGGTCAATTTGTCTGACGTGCTGGAAATCCGGCCCGGTGATGGCGGTCGCGTGCAATTGTCCACCGCGCCCGGTGCTGACGGCATTATCCGCCGCATTGAGGTGCTGGCGTCTGAAAAGGGCACCGACCCCGGATTCGCGCTCTTCGCCCTGCGCAATGACAGCGATCAGCAGATCGAGCGCCTGTTGGTGGCGCCGTTCTATCGGCTGCCCGGTTCAGGGATCCTGCAGCCAGATCTGGGCAGCGATCGCATCACCGCCCTGACACCGAGTGCGGGTATCCGGCCGGTTCGTCTCAGTGATTCTGAGGCCGACGTCTTTGAGGTCACGCTCGACCCGGGAGCGACGGTGACCTTTGTGGCCGAATTGACGGGCGAGGACCTGCCCGAACTCTATATCTGGCAACCAAACGCCTATCGCGACTACGTCAACTCCTTCACCCTGTTCCGGGGCGTGGTGCTCGGCGTTGCCTCGCTCGCCGCCGTGTTCCTGACCATCATGTTTGTGGTCAAGGGCCGTGGCGTGTTCCCGGCCACCGCAGCCGTGGCCTGGGCTGTGCTGACCTATCTGTTGATCGATTTTGGCGTGCTGGGCCGCCTGCTGGGCCTGTCGGCTTCGGGTGTGCCGCCGCTACGGGCTGCAGCCGAGGCGGGTATCGCCACGACGCTGGCCGGGTTCCTGTTCATCTATCTCAACCTGCATCGCTGGCATCTGCGCTTTGTGCATCTGGCGCTTGGACTGGCCGCGCTGTTTCTGGCGTTGTTCGGCTTTGCCTTCTTTGAGCCTGCCATCGCCTCGACCATTTCCCGGCTGGTGCTGGCCCTGCTCGGCCTGTCGGGCTTCTTCCTGATCCTGCTGCTGGCGCTGCGCGGCTATGACCGCGCCGTGCTGCTGGTGCCTACCTGGATCATCCTGATTGCCTGGCTGTTCTATTCCTGGCTCGTGGTGTCCGGTCAGGTGTCCAATGATGTGGCCCAGCCTGCCGTGGGTGGTGGTCTGGTGCTGATCGTCATGCTGCTCGGCTTTACGGCAGTGCAGCATGCCTTCTCTGAAGGTCAGGTGACCATTGGCACGCTGTCCGAAGTCGAGCGCCGTGCGCTGGCGCTGACCGGCTCGGGCGATTTTGTCTTCGACTGGAATATCGAGCGTGATCGCGTGGCGGTCAGCGACGAACTGGCAGTGCGTCTGGGCGAAAAGCGCGGTTCGTTGCGGGGCGCCATCAAGCTGTGGCTCGATCGCGTGCATCCCGATGATCGGGATCGCTTCCGCACCGCGTTCGACACACTGGTCGAACTGCGCCGCGGCAAGGTCTCCGCCGATATGCGCATTGCTGGCCATGACGGCAATTACCGGGCTTTCCGCATGCGGGTGAAGCCGGTGCTGGGCGGTGATGGTCAGGTCAACCGCATCGTGGGCACATTGCAGGATGTCACCGAGGACCGCGCCTCGCGCGAGCGTCTGTTGCATGACGCCGTCCATGACAGCCTGACGGGTTTGCCCAATCGTCAGCTGTTCCTGGATCGTCTCGAGCGTGCACTGGTGCGTGCCCGTACTCCCGGCGGCACCAAGCCGGCCGTCTTCCTGATCGATATCGACCGTTTCATGGAGCTTGAAGAGCGCATTGGCCACGCGGCCTCTGACTCGGTTCTGCTGGCCATTTCGCGTCGCATCTCGCGCATCATGCGGCCGCTCGACACCGTCGCACGGGTGACCGGCGACCAGTTCGCGGTGATCCTGGCGTCCGAGCAGGCCGCGGGCAAGATTGCCGAGACAGCCGAGCAAATCCGCAAGGCGCTCAAGGCCCCGTTCAATTTCGGTGATCGCGACCTGACGCTGACAGCTTCGATTGGCGTGACGATCTATGACAGCAACCCGGCCGAGGCGGCCGATGTGCTGCGCGATGCCGAACTGGCCATGTATTATGCCAAGCGACTGGGTGGCGACCGCATCGAGGCCTACCGCGCTTCAGCACGCTCGATTGCCGCCTATAACCGTGCCAGCGAGGAAGACCTCGAGCGCGGCATGAAACAAGGCGAACTGCATGTGCAGTTCCAGCCTGTAATGGACATTCAGACCAACCAGATGGTTGGTGCCGAAGCGCTGATGCGCTGGACCCACCCCACCCGTGGCGTGGTCAATCCCGATGAATTCGTGCCACTGGCCGAGCGCTCGGGGCAGATCGAAAAGCTGGGACGCCTGGCCTTTGAACAGGCTGCTGCCCAGGCCAAGGACTGGATGATTGCCTTCGGTCTCCCCGAGGATTTCTTCATCTCGGTCAATCTGTCGCCCAGCCAGCTGGCGACCGAGACGCTGCTCAATGACATGCGCAGTCTGGTCAGCCAGGACAAGGAACTGGCCCATCACCTCAAGCTCGAGATTACCGAGAGCCAGGTGATGACCAATCCCGAGCACTCCGCCTATATGCTGCAGGCGCTGCGCAATCTGGGACTGGGTCTGGCGCTCGATGATTTCGGCACCGGGCACTCCTCGCTGAGCTATCTGCACCGCTTCCCGTTTGACACCATCAAGATCCCGCAGCCCTTCGTGAAGATCAGCGAAGGCAATGGCATCGCCCATACCCAGGGTCCGATCATCAAATCGGTTGTTACCCTGGCCAGCGATCTTGATCTGATGGTGATTGCCGAAGGCGTCGAGACGCCTGAGGAACTGGACCGCCTGCGGACCCTGAACTGTCGCTATGCCCAGGGCTATGCCTTTGGCGCGGCAATGACAGGTCCCGAATTTGGCAAGAAGCTCGCCGCTCAGCTTGGTCGCTAG
- a CDS encoding GNAT family N-acetyltransferase, with protein MLWPWSSPTSLITLRSENTLLRLPQLSDYQQWYTLRRESREFLRPFEPRWTEADLARRIFVTRVKRARQEAEEGTDYSLFIFQPDGNKERLVGGITLSNVRRRAAQFVNLGYWMGQQYAGKGLMTEAVATCLPFVFETLDLHRIHAAFLPGNTPSRRVLEKNGFVEEGFAEKYLQINGRWEDHVMFGLTKERYELAHFVSRAI; from the coding sequence GTGCTCTGGCCCTGGTCCTCGCCGACATCCCTGATTACGCTGCGCAGTGAGAACACCCTGCTGCGCTTGCCGCAGCTTTCAGACTATCAGCAATGGTACACGCTGCGCCGCGAAAGCCGCGAATTCCTGCGACCCTTCGAGCCGCGCTGGACCGAGGCTGATCTGGCCCGCCGGATCTTTGTTACCCGCGTCAAGCGCGCGCGCCAGGAGGCCGAGGAGGGGACCGACTATTCGCTGTTCATTTTTCAGCCCGATGGCAATAAGGAGCGGCTGGTTGGCGGCATTACCCTGTCCAATGTCCGCCGCCGGGCGGCCCAGTTCGTCAATCTGGGCTATTGGATGGGTCAGCAATATGCCGGCAAGGGATTGATGACCGAAGCCGTGGCCACCTGTCTGCCCTTCGTGTTTGAGACGCTTGATCTGCACCGCATTCACGCCGCGTTTTTGCCGGGCAATACGCCCTCGCGCCGGGTGCTGGAAAAAAATGGCTTCGTCGAAGAGGGTTTTGCCGAGAAATATTTGCAGATCAATGGTCGCTGGGAAGACCATGTGATGTTCGGACTGACCAAGGAGCGCTATGAATTGGCGCACTTTGTCAGCCGCGCCATCTAG